A stretch of Microtus pennsylvanicus isolate mMicPen1 chromosome 5, mMicPen1.hap1, whole genome shotgun sequence DNA encodes these proteins:
- the LOC142850693 gene encoding LOW QUALITY PROTEIN: uncharacterized protein LOC142850693 (The sequence of the model RefSeq protein was modified relative to this genomic sequence to represent the inferred CDS: substituted 1 base at 1 genomic stop codon) — MDKLENHDVNTVTYDDVHVDFNWEEWTLLDPSQKNLYKDVMVETYRNLTTIGYSWEDHNVEEHCQSSRRHERHERSHTGERPYECNQCGKAFTRHSHLQSHERTHTGEKPYECNQCGKAFACHSYLRKHKRTHTGGKPYECNQCGKAFACHSYLRKHKRTHTGEKPYEXNPYECNQCGKAFAYHSHLQRHERSHAGDRPYECNQCGKAFACHSHLQRHERSHTGERPYECNQCGKAFACHSHLQRHERSHTGEKPYECNQCGKAFARHSDLQSHERSHTGEKPYECNQCGKGFACHSYLRKHKRTHTGGKPYECNQCGKAFACHSYLRKHKRTHTGEKPYECNQCFKTFAHHSTLQTHERSHIGENPYECNQCGKAFTYHSHLQRHERSHTGDRPYECNQCGKAFACHSHLQRHERSHTGERPYECNQCGKAFACHSHLQRHERSHTGEKPYECNQCGKAFARHSDLQSHERSHTGEKPYECNQCGKAFACHSHLQRHERSHTGDRPYECNQCGKAFACHSHLQRHERSHTGEKPYECNQCGKAFACHSHLQRHERSHTGERPYECNQCGKAFARHSDLQSHERSHTGEKPYECNQCGKAFAYHSHLQRHERSHTGERPYECNQCGKAFARHSDLQSHERSHTGEKPYECNQCGKAFACHSNFRKHKGTQHILETNPMNVMSVVKPLYVTVLFKCIKYHTGDKLYECNQCDKAFACMNNLNHEKKLYCRETLQMYSVW, encoded by the exons aatacagtgacctatgatgatgtgcatgtcgacttcaattgggaagaatggactttgctggatccttcgcagaagaatctctacaaagatgtgatggtggagacctacagaaacctcactactatag gatacagttgggaagaccataatgttgaagaacattgtcaaagttctagaagacatgaaag gcatgaaagaagccatactggagagaggccctatgaatgtaatcagtgtggtaaggcttTCACacgtcacagtcatcttcaaagtcatgaacgaacccatactggagagaaaccctatgaatgtaatcagtgtggtaaagcctttgcatgtcacagttacctcagaaagcataaaagaacccatactggagggaaaccctatgaatgtaaccagtgtggtaaagcctttgcatgtcacagttacctccgaaagcataaaagaactcatactggagagaaaccctatgaat AGAacccctatgaatgtaaccagtgtggtaaagcttttgcatatcacagtcatctacaaaggcatgaaagaagccacgCTGGAgataggccctatgaatgtaaccagtgtggtaaagcctttgcatgtcacagtcatctacaaaggcatgaaagaagccatactggagagaggccctatgaatgtaaccagtgtggtaaagcctttgcatgtcacagtcatctacaaaggcatgaaagaagccatactggagagaaaccctatgaatgtaatcagtgtggtaaggccttcgcacgtcacagtgatcttcaaagtcatgaaagaagccatactggagagaagccctatgaatgtaatcagtgtggtaaaggctttgcatgtcacagttacctcagaaagcataaaagaacccatactggagggaaaccctatgaatgtaaccagtgtggtaaagcctttgcatgtcacagttacctccgaaagcataaaagaactcatactggagagaaaccctatgaatgtaatcaatgttttaaaacctttgcacatcatagtactcttcaaacacatgaaagaagccatattgGAGAGAacccctatgaatgtaaccagtgtggtaaagcttttacatatcacagtcatctacaaaggcatgaaagaagccacactggagataggccctatgaatgtaaccagtgtggtaaagcctttgcatgtcacagtcatctacaaaggcatgaaagaagccatactggagagaggccctatgaatgtaaccagtgtggtaaagcctttgcatgtcacagtcatctacaaaggcatgaaagaagccatactggagagaaaccctatgaatgtaatcagtgtggtaaggccttcgcacgtcacagtgatcttcaaagtcatgaaagaagccatactggagagaa gccctatgaatgtaaccagtgtggtaaagcctttgcatgtcacagtcatctacaaaggcatgaaagaagccatacgggagataggccctatgaatgtaaccagtgtggtaaagcctttgcatgtcacagtcatctacaaaggcatgaaagaagccatactggagagaagccctatgaatgtaaccagtgtggtaaagcctttgcatgtcatagtcatctacaaaggcatgaaagaagccatactggagagaggccctatgaatgtaatcagtgtggtaaggccttcgcacgtcacagtgatcttcaaagtcatgaaagaagccatactggagagaagccctatgaatgtaaccagtgtggtaaagcttttgcatatcacagtcatctacaaaggcatgaaagaagccatactggagagaggccctatgaatgtaatcagtgtggtaaggccttcgcacgtcacagtgatcttcaaagtcatgaaagaagccatactggagagaaaccttatgaatgtaatcagtgtggtaaagcctttgcatgtcacagtaacttCCGAAAGCATAAAGGAACAC aacacatactggagacaaaccctatgaatgtaatgagtgtggtaaagcctttgtacgtcacagtactcttcaaatgcataaaatatcacactggggataaactctatgaatgtaatcagtgtgataaagcatttgcatgtatgaataatctaaatcatgagaaaaaattatactgcagagaaaccctacaaatgtatTCAGTGTGGTAA